Proteins found in one Drosophila innubila isolate TH190305 chromosome X, UK_Dinn_1.0, whole genome shotgun sequence genomic segment:
- the LOC117793790 gene encoding serine/threonine-protein kinase minibrain isoform X4 produces the protein MSTALLYWQSMNGGAHEATPPTTTTTMATVHSTDGVVVTGTGTGSDSDWHYNYLNQQQQHQRPSYARNWSNGNCNGNGNGNGNGNGSNNINNNNNTLATHYQLQLQLQLQQPHYLAQIDCQHTVKNFDGIAKASFKPTAIQLIDQSESNHHYSLSSGYGSSAGAVDTSQGSGSGGRQRHAPLYGRFVVEEELPATHRDVMHHHSSPSSSSEVRAMQARIPTHFRDPAMAPLRKLSVDLIKTYKHINEVYYAKKKRRAQQTQGDDDSSNKKERKLYNDGYDDDNHDYIIKNGEKFLDRYEIDSLIGKGSFGQVVKAYDHEEQCHVAIKIIKNKKPFLNQAQIEVKLLEMMNRADAENKYYIVKLKRHFMWRNHLCLVFELLSYNLYDLLRNTNFRGVSLNLTRKFAQQLCTALLFLSTPELNIIHCDLKPENILLCNPKRSAIKIVDFGSSCQLGQRIYQYIQSRFYRSPEVLLGIQYDLAIDMWSLGCILVEMHTGEPLFSGCNEFDQMNKIVEVLGMPPKYLLDQAHKTRKFFDKIVTDGSYVLKKTLNGRKYKPPGSRKLHDILGVETGGPAGRRLDEPGHSVADYLKFKDLILRMLDFDPKTRVTPYYALQHNFFKRTTDESTNTSGASATANAGGAGGGSSSGGASGGAGAGGGAGGGGGGGSSSSSGGAAVAGGGAGGAAGLGNVAGGGATGSGPGSGSSSVVSSSAAAAAAAATASSSSGSGIGIAGIGIGININTQQQQSLVSSSSSSSGAAGVVMDPQCLDERR, from the exons ATGTCAACCGCCTTGCTCTACTGGCAGTCAATGAACGGAGGAGCCCATGAGGCgacaccaccaacaacaacaacaacaatggcaactgtTCATTCAACTGATGGTGTTGTTGTGACCGGTACCGGTACCGGTTCCGATTCCGATTGGCACTACAATTATCtgaatcaacagcagcaacatcaacgtcCGTCCTATGCACGCAACTGGAGCAATGGAAACtgcaatggaaatgggaatgggaatgggaatggaaatggtagcaacaacataaacaacaacaacaacacattggCAACCCATTatcagttgcagctgcaactgcaattgcaacagccGCATTATTTGGCCCAGATCGATTGTCAGCATACGGTGAAGAATTTCGATGGCATTGCCAAAGCTTCTTTTAAGCCAACAGCAATTCAATTAATCGATCAATCGGAGAGCAATCATCATTACAGCT TATCCTCTGGATATGGATCCAGTGCGGGCGCCGTGGACACATCGCAGGGCAGCGGGAGCGGGGGAAGACAACGACATGCCCCGCTCTACGGACGCTTTGTGGTCGAAGAGGAACTCCCTGCCACGCATCGTGATGTCATGCATCAT CACTCTAGTCCTTCGTCTTCGTCGGAGGTGCGAGCAATGCAAGCTCGCATTCCCACACACTTTCGAGATCCGGCCATGGCACCATTGCGCAAGCTGAGCGTCGATCTGATAAAAACCTACAAGCACATCAATGAG GTATACTATGCGAAGAAGAAACGCCGTGCACAGCAGACACAAGGAGACGATGATTCGTCCAACAAAAAGGAGCGTAAATTATATAACGATGgctatgatgatgataatcaCGATTATATAATTAAGAATGGCGAAAAGTTTTTGGATCGCTATGAGATTGATTCACTGATTG GCAAGGGAAGTTTTGGTCAGGTTGTTAAGGCCTACGATCATGAAGAGCAATGCCATGTGGCAATCAAGATAATTAAGAATAAGAAACCGTTCCTAAATCAGGCACAAATCGAAGTCAAACTGCTCGAGATGATGAATCGTGCGGATgctgaaaataaatactatatcG TCAAGCTCAAGCGTCATTTTATGTGGCGAAATCATCTGTGCCTCGTTTTTGAGCTGCTATCGTATAATCTGTACGATCTGCTAAGGAACACCAATTTCCGTGGCGTCTCGTTGAACCTCACGCGCAAATTTGCGCAGCAACTGTGCACGGCTCTTTTGTTCCTGAGCACACCCGAACTGAACATAATACACTGTGATCTGAAGCCCGAGAACATATTGCTATGCAATCCAAAACGATCGGCCATCAAAATTGTTGACTTTGGCAGCTCCTGTCAGTTGGGACAGCGC ATCTATCAATATATACAGTCGCGCTTCTATCGCTCCCCCGAAGTCCTGCTGGGTATTCAATATGATCTGGCGATTGATATGTGGTCACTCGGTTGCATTCTGGTTGAGATGCATACGGGTGAACCGCTCTTCTCCGGCTGCAATGAGTTCGATCAGATGAACAAGATTGTCGAGGTGCTGGGAATGCCACCGAAATATCTGTTGGATCAGGCGCATAAGACGCGTAAATTCTTCGATAAGATTGTCACCGATGGATCCTATGTGCTAAAGAAGACGCTAAATGGTCGAAAATATAAACCGCCCGGTTCCCGCAAACTGCATGACATATTGGGCGTTGAGACGGGCGGTCCAGCGGGACGACGTCTCGATGAGCCCGGACATTCGGTGGCGGATTATTTAAAGTTCAAGGATCTGATATTACGCATGCTGGATTTTGATCCCAAGACTCGAGTCACACCATATTATGCCTTGCAACACAATTTCTTCAAGCGCACCACCGACGAGTCGACAAACACGAGCGGTGCATCTGCCACGGCCAATGCGGGTGGTGCGGGTGGTGGCTCCTCGTCGGGTGGTGCTTCGGGaggtgctggtgctggtggtggtgcaggcggcggcggcggcggcggctcCTCTTCCTCATCGggtggtgctgctgttgctggcggTGGTGCAGGTGGTGCTGCTGGTCTTGGCAAtgttgctggtggtggtgcaACTGGCAGTGGTCcgggcagcggcagcagcagtgtTGTCTCTTCCAgcgcggcagcagcagcagcagcagcaactgcctCATCCTCATCGGGATCGGGAATTGGCATCGCTGGCATCGGAATCGGTATCAACATCAacacacagcagcaacagtcgctCGTCtctagcagcagcagcagcagcggcgctGCTGGCGTCGTTATGGATCCCCAATGTTTAG ATGAGCGCCGAtga